CCGCAAGATATTTCATCATGGTATCGGCTCCATACTAATGGGTTTCGATACTGCCGGCGCCTAAACAAAAAACAGGCGCGCGATCCAAAACACCAGCCCTATAACAGCACCGGCGATTTGGGCGGGAACCGCGAAATGCATCTCCCTCTTCACCCCGGACAGTGATGTATAGGTTGACGCCCCGGTATAGTTCATCGCCATGAAGGCCGTGATCGCCGGCGTCAACATCAGCCAGGCAACCGCCTCAAGCCGGTCGCCGGGACTCCTCAGGGAAAGCAGACCCGTGCCCCAGAAGATGGCAACGAGGGCCAGGCCGATAAGGGCGCCCTTGATGAAGAACGCGCGGCCGGGAATCCACGGCAACAGCATTGGCGTCACCACGCCCCCGGCAAGATAGGCAATAAAGATTAGAAGCGCCGCTCTCAATCCGCGCCCCGGCAAGAGGGCCGGATCGTATCCACTCCGGTGAATTCCCGCCAACAGCAGAAAGAGAACCATGGCCATCATTGTATAACCACACCATTGGACAAGCTCTACCGGCACGACGGCCAGGCGGGCGGGAAGGTCGAAGCGGACACGGCGCATCCCGGGTGTGGCTTTCTTGCCATTCTCAAGAAAACGGCGGATGTCGCCCGCCAATACCGGGCCATAGATGACGCGAAACCCGGACCCTTTCTTGATCTCATGGGCGGCGACGCCGGGCGCCCCCAGCTGCGGGAGGATCAGTTCGCGATGGGAGACGATCTCAGCTAGACGGGTCTGCTGCACGCGATGGATCAACTCACCGGTGCCGAAAGTCCCTTTGCCGGCGGCGCACCAGACATTGATGCCTTTTGTGTCGAGGACCAAGATCCAGGCATCCAACCGGCCCAGGTCCTTTCGGAGCGAGTCAAAAGTCAATTTATAATTGGCGGTGACGAGAACCGGGGACTCGGTTGTGGGATGACCGGCGGCGTAGAGGCCCGGGGGAACGGCGTAATTCATCCGGCCGATATTCCAGCGCACCTTCATGCCGCCGATTCGGTCGGCCCGCGAAAGTATCGTTTTAACAATGGGTATGTGCCCAGCCGGCGTCTCAATCGTCCCTGCGGTCCACGCTGTATCGGCCGGCAGAGCACCCTCTTCCTTTAAGGCGGCCGGCGTTATCCCGCAGCAGCCTGCGCTTTTCTTATCCGGTTCTTTCAAATGGATACCCTAATGCACAACCATCAGCTTCCGTGTCCAGACGCCCGCGCCCTCAACCGAAAGCCGCGCGAAATAGAGTCCGGCCGAAGCCGGATGGCCGCCGTCGGTGAGGCCGTTCCATAAAACCGAGCGTTGTGCGCCATCGGCCGGCGTTGTTCCCCGCGCGAGACTCCTGACAAGACGGCCGGAAAGATCATAGAGATCCAACCGATATGATACCCCCGCTGCTGGAATGTTAAATGCGAAAGAAGCGGCTCCCGATGCGGGATTGGGCATTGGTTTTGACAGCCAAAGCCTGGCGCCGGCCATGATGCCGGGAACAGCGGTTGTCGCACCTTCCACCGCCACGTCATCGATAAACCATCCGCCGTCGGTCGCGGCCCCGTCGGAGCCGAAGCGCCAGCGCAGCTGCACCCAGGCGCCGAGATTGGAAAGATCGACCTCGATTTCAACCCACTCGGCACTGTGGCCCGAGAAACAGGGCCGGCCCGGCGCGAAGGGGCTCGCCGGATTGGAAATGATGGTGTGTGTATAACCGCCGACCGGCGTTATCTCCGTATAAGCGCCGCCCTCGATCGATACCTCGAGAACACCGCCGTCCCAGGCTTCGGTGGCGCCTTGATCCTCCGCTTCGATCCAGTGCCAAAAACGCAACGTCGTGTTCTCGCCGACATTGATCAACTGCGTCTCAAGGGCGCCGTCGGCGAGATCATTATAATTGCCGGATCCCGCCCCGCCGAATTTCCAGCAGTACTGACCGCCGGGCGTGTGATTTCTCTGTGTAGAGATGTGCCATTGATCCGAATAATTGGCCGAAACGATTTCGTGACCCCAACTGAAAAATCCCAGGGTGTCCGATACGCCGATGAGAAATCCGAGGTCCTGATCATGCCGTTCGCTGCCGGTGAGATTGAGATTGAGGGTCACCGCCTCAATTACAGCGCCCGCATTTAATGTTAAAGCGTAATCGGGAGTCCCTTCAGCGGAAGCATCGGCGGGCAGATCGCCGTATGCTGACAAGGCCTGATCGATCGTTACGCCTTGGCCGCCGGGTTCGGTTAGGGTCCCGGTAACGCCTAGGATATCCGTCCCCACATTTGAAATCGCCGTCGGGATCAAAATGCTTTCGCCTGGATCGAGACAGCCGTTGCCGTTGCCGCCGGCGGCGTCATCCAGCTGCCACGCGGTGAGGAGGAGATTCGGCAGTGTCTCAACGGTGATATCGGCTTCCATCAGGTCGCCGGAAGGGGTGTTGATCAAAACCGTGATTTGCGTGGGCGCATTATTGTAATCATTTGAGCTGGGATCGCTCGTCGCGCTGAATTCATAGTTGCCGCTGCTGCCGGGATAGGGGTCGCCGTCATCCGCCCCCTCGCCCGCCTGCAAATTGTATAAGCCGTCGGCCTGTTCAACCATCACCAGCGGATGCCATTCGTTCTGGTTGCCGCTGACGTTTTCGTCGACGTGATAGATCACAAGACCTGCGCCGTCGATATACGCATCATCCAGAACCTGCTGCCGATTCTCGATCATAAAATACTCATTATCAGGCAGCCCGTTGGTCCAAACAATATAAGCGACGGCATGGTCTTCGACGCGCGGAAATTCGACATCCGTCAGATTTGTTTCGGGTATGACCGGATCCAGGAAGCCGAGTTTCATCTTCGACCAGGCGCAGAAGTGCACCGGGGTCCGGCCGCCGTTCCCCCAGCTGCCGCCGGACATCATCCCCCACGAACCGATGCCGCTCGAAGAGTAATCGGTGTCATAGAGATCGGGCAGCCCGAGGACATGGCCGAATTCGTGGCCGAAGACGCCGCGCTCCCCATCTTCAGGTTCCATTGAATAACTCGATGTGGTCACGCCGTCAACGCTCTGGGGCGGCATCGACCAGGCATGGGAGTGAATATCATTGTCGCTGCCCGTTGTCTCGCGTCCCGGACCGGCGTGCACGACAAAGAGAGCGTCGACGATCCCGTCATCATCGCCCGAATTGGGAATCCCATCGGGTCCATCATTGTCAAACTGCGAGAAATCGACATCGGGATCGGCCGCGACGACCGCATCCTCGGCGAGCTTTTGAGCGTTGTGCGGATAACTGCCGAAGCCCGCCTGCCCGTCGACATAGTAGTCATATGATTCCGGCATCCGGATCCAGACGGTGACGACGCCGGTCACACCGAACGCGCCGTAGGAGTTTTCAATGTAATAGTCCCGCATCGATCCGGCCGGATAGGTCTCCTCGGAGAAGAGCAGATCCCAGTAATGCTGCTGCGGGTAATCGCCCTGGTCGGCGACATTGTCATCAAAATCGACGAGGATGACGAGGGCTTGGCGTTCCGTCGCCGCCATCGCGTCGCCGCTCCGCAGCCATCCGGCCGCCGAACCGAGAGGTTGATTCACGCCACGCGCCCGGGCCAGGATCATGCTCTCGACGTGTTCCGCCAAACGCCCCTCTTCCCGCAGCTGTTGTACAATATCGGGATGCAGGGACACCGCCTGTGCGCTTTGCGTCAAGAACCCCAACAGGAGCAGGGCGGCGAAGGCAAGGGCGGCGGCTATTCCATGGCGTGCTTCAGCTGTGATACGGGGACGCATACCGGGTTCCTCCTCAAAGAAATCTTTGCGACGGCAGCCATCATGTCAAACAGCTCAAAAACTGCTTCTATTTTGACACATGATGGGCGTTTTGAACAGGTCCGGTCGGAGCAGCCGTAAACAGCGGCCGCGCTATAATTCGGGATGCTTCTCCCGTTCGAGGGCCACCCACTGCAGATGGCGGCGGATATAACCCGCCCCCGGTAGAAACCACCCGAGAATGAGTCCCGCGCCGAGACCCCCAAGATGCCCCCAGGCATCGCCGTTGAACAATGAGGGCAGAATAAAGAGCACCATCAGCGGGATATAGATCCGCCGTGTCTTCCATTTCTGCCGCGCGCTGAGGCGGCGATAGAAACGGACCAGAAAGATAATCATCATCCCGGCCAATCCGAAAATCGCGCCCGACGCCCCGACCGAGAGGAAAACGCTTTGTTTTTGTACAAGTGAAAAGACCGCCCCGCCCAGTCCCGTCACCAGATACGCGGGCACTGTATTCAAGCGTCCGAAGGTATATTCCACCGCCGCCGAAGCCGCCAGCAGCGAGGCCATATTGTATAAGAGATGATTCGCTCCGGCGTGCATGAAGATCGTCGCGACGAGATAATAATACTTCCCTTCAGCTACCCCGATCCGCCACCGCTGGGAGAGGTTCATCAGCTCGGCGATATAATCCCCCTTCCAGAGGAATATCAGCAGACCGGCGACAAGGAGATTGAGCAGAACCAATCCTTCCGTCGCGGAAAAACCCGATTTGGGAAAGATGGTGCGGAGGAATTCGGGCAAGGGGGGCGCGGGAAGGGGAAGCGGTTCGATGACCGCGCCGCCGCTCTGTGAATCCAATCCGTCTTTGCGTTTCCGTGAGCCGGACGCCGCTTTACGATTCTCCGCATCGTCGTTCGCAAAGCGTGTTTCCTCGCCCTCATCCAAAATATCACTCGGATAAATAATCTCGTCGCCGGTTGAATCCCGCTTCGAATCCATCTCACTCCAGAAAAGCTCCAGGTCGGCAGCGCGGCGCCAGCGATGGCCCGAGGCCTCGCCGGCATGAACCCACGTTTCAGGCGAGATCCGGCCGGAACGGACCCACTGGGGCCACTCGGCTTCCTGGATCCAAATGTCCCCTTTCGGTGTGCGAACCCCAATCATCTCTCCATCGTAGTGCAGTTCTGGATGCGCGGCCAAGCCGGATCATGGCATGATCGAGGGGCTCGAGAACCTGTGCCTTCTGTTTTTCCGTCCGCCCTGCCCCCCTTGCGGTTAATCAGAGCGCTATCGTAGCGTCGGCGACATGCTTTCCCTATCTGAAGGCCCGTGATCGGCTCCTCTGGGCTCTTTTGCTCCGCGTCTGGACCGATTGGAAAAACCGCTCGTACTCGTCAGACCGGAGACCGTCATCCGGTCGAGCAGCGACCTCCGGGATCTATTCCGCACAGCAGTTCGGGATGGGCGGCTAACCGAGAGGCGCCTCAGAAGAAGCCCTTTGCGAGCCTCAGGATGCCCTGGCTCCACGGCACGCGATGCGACACGCCGCTGGCGTTCCGGAACTGGTCCACATGCTCCACGTACCAGCGGTAGTTGCGCACCAGCGCGTCCTTGTTCGAGTACCGGGGCTGGTATCCCAGGATCTTCTCCGCCTTTTCGATACTGACAAATGAATCCTTGCTGGCCGTTTCATAGACCCACTTGTACAGCGGCGACAGCCTCAGCAGTTCCAAGAAGCGCAACGTCCAGATCATCGGTCCCGCCGGGAACCCTCGGATCTTCTTCCCATGGCCGGCGGCGTCCAGCACCGCCTGGTAATCCTCGCGCATCGTCGTGAAGATCTTCGCACCGATATTAAATGTGTCGTTCACGGCGGTTGCATCCAGCTTCATCGTCAGCCAGATTGCATCGCACAAGTCTTCCACATCCAGCAACTGGTACCGGTTCTTGCCGTTGCCGATCATCGGGAATCCATGGCCCGTGAAGGCCCAGTCGTAGAACAGCGCAAACACGCCCAGCCGTTCCGGGCCGATGAAAGACTTGGGCCGGATGATAGGCACGCACAAACCGCGGGTCCGGGCCTTCATGCATTCCCCTTCCGCCGCGATCTTCGCGCGTCCATAGGGGCCCACCCCGATCATTTGGTCGTTTTCCACCAGCGGATGGTGGTCTGGAATTCCATAGACGGCCGTGCTGGAAATCATGACAAACCGCGTCACCCCGTTCTTCTCGGCCGCTGCCAGCAGGTTGCGGGTGCCGTCCACGTCCGTAGTGAAGATGTCCTGCTCCGAATAGAGCGGCAAGGCCGCCGCCGTATGCACCACCCACTGGACCCCTTCCGTCGCCTTGGCCACCATCGCTGTATCGCGGATGTCCCCCTTCAGCGCTTCCACCCGGTCCTTCTCGGGATAATCGAACTCCACCAAGTCCAGGGAGCGGATGTCGGTCATTCCCTTCGCCAGTAAATGGCGGATCAAGTTGATCCCCAAAAATCCGCTGCCGCCCGTCACCAGCACCCGGCCCGAAATCGTTCCGCTCATACTCTCGCTCCTCTGTATAATTGCCCGTTTGTTTTAATCTGCTTACGGCTCAAGTCAAATGATAGTCAATCGTCGGCCGGACGTTGTGGATGAGAAAATTCGCGTAGATCTGGTCTGTCCCCGCTCTCAACCGCTCCACCAAGGCGGGCTCCCTTATACAATTCGCTCTGATATAATTCAAAAGCTCCGGCGTGTTCTGGATTTCATCCAAAATCGACGGCCGCCGGCTGTTAAAGCGTAAAGGCGAAGGCCTCCACCAGTGCCCCCGGCAGTCGGGCGCTGCTCACCTGTCGCCCGCCGTAGGTCATGTTGCTGAGAATCATCTCACGATCCTTGGTGAGAGCGATCAGGTTCTCACCGAACATGCGGTAGAACGATTCATCGAAGCGCATCACATTGAGCGGCGCAACGATCCTCCCGTTCTCCACCCAGAAGGTCGCGAAACGGGTCATGCCGGTAATCCGGCACGCCGCGCGGTCCGAGTAGTTGAGGTAGTGAAGGTTGTTGATGTACGCACCGGTGCCGAGCTTCTGCAGAATCTCGTCCTGCCTGAGGTCGCCGCCGGCCATGTCAAACGACAGCGGCCACTCTTCCCCTTCGGCCGCATTGGTCTCCTCGCCATATTCCTTGGCGGTGCGCGGCGAGACGAGGGCATCCCTGAATTTCCCACCGTCGATCATGACCACCTTGTCCGGCTTGATGAATCCCTTTCCATCAAAGTTGGGGGCGATCCCCTCGGCTGTGTTCTCGCTCATGGTCACCGCCGGGTTCACTGTTTCGTCCCCCTCCGTCATCTTGATCAGGCTGGAGATCTTTGACCGGTGATTCTTGAGCCCAAAGCCCATCCAGGACAATGTCCCGGCAATCTCATTGATCGCAGCCGGCGAGAAGTAGGCCCGGTATTTGCCCCGGGGGATGGTCTTGGCCTCCTGGTTGAGCAGCTCGAGCTGGTCGCCCGCCTCGGCCAGCTTGCGGTTGAACTCGGCATCATCCCACTTAAAGCCCGCGTAGGCCGACTTAACCGCCTTGTCATCGCGCAGGTAGAGCGAGTAGTCGAAGTTGAAGCTTCTCGACTCGAACCAATTGCGCTGCCCGAGGTTGTTGGCGAACCCGCGGTAGATGGGGCCCTGCGCATAGATTCCCACCAGATCCTTGCCCGCGCCGCCCCTCAGGATCGCGCCGATGGCCTGGTCGCGATCGGGGAGTTGATCCTCCCCCTTCCGCTCGGTGGAGTTGACGTTTGTGGCATAGAGCAGGTGGGGATCCTCGGGGATGTGGTCGAGCCTGGCGCGCAACTCCTCGATCGAGGCCTTGACGCGCGCCTGGTCTGCTTCCGCGATCCCGGTTAGCGCGACCTGTATCTGCGCGTGGGTTTGCCCGCGGATCAGATCAATCCCCACGTCGCACGATCGCACCGATCCCGGCTGGCGAATGCCGTTGTGGTTGAATCGAACGAAGTCCGAGTCTTCTCCCTCGAAACTGAGGTTGATGACCTCATCGCCCTTCAAGAGCGAGACGGCGTGGTCAGCTATACTGATGAACAGATTCTGCATCTCTCGCCCCCTTCTTACTCGCCACCAAAAACTTCGACGTCGGCAAACAGCGCGGCCGGCGAAGCGTGTCCGACTTTCATGATTTGATTCGGTTCACCTTTTCCGCAATTGGGCACGCCCAGCACGCGGAAGGTCGACTGATCGCCGACCATCTTCAGGTTGTTCCAGAACGTCCCCGAGATCCCGCGGTAGTTCGGCTTGCGGACTAGATCAGTGAGTTTCCCATTCTCGATGAGCCTGCCCCACTCACAGCCGAACTGGAACTTGTTGCGGGAATCGTCGATCGACCACGAGGTATTGGTCTGCATGTAGATCCCCTTCTCCACCGACGCGACCATCTCGTCGAAGGTGGAAGTGCCCGGCTCGAGGTTCAAGTTTGACATGCGGTCGATCGGCGGGCGTCGCCAGCCGTCGGCACGGGTCGTGGCCACGCCCGGCAGGCCGCTTCGAGTCTGGGAGACGAGACCGCCCAACGCCCGCTTCAGTATCCCCTTCTCGATGATGAAGAGCTTCTCCGCCTTGAGGCCGTCGTCATCGAACCCGAAGGAAGCCCACTGATCGGGGATCGTGGGATCGTATGTGATGTTCAGTAGGTCGGAGCCGTACCGGAAGCTGCCCACATACTCCGGCTTGACGAAGGTTGTTCCCGCGTAGTTGCGCTCGTCACCCAGGATGCGGTCGATTTCCAGCGGGTGGCCGATCGATTCGTGAATCTGAAGGTGCATCTGGTCGGGCGCGAGCAAGAGGTCCATCGTCCCGCTCGGGCAATTCGGCGCTGATAGAAGCGCGATCGCCTCCTGCGCCAGCCTGGGCCCCTCGGTCAGGAAGCCGACCTTGTCGATGATCTCCATCCCGCCCTGGAGCGCGTAGCTCCCCGCGCCGAGATTGCGTGTCTGCGATTCCGCCCCCTCGCTCGCCGTCACGCGGAGAGTGGGAAGCAGGCGTTCAAGGGCTTGCCTGACCTCGCCCCCCCCATTCGTGAGGTAGAGAATATCCGTCTTGATGTACCAGAGGGATGCGGCGGAGTCGGCGATCCGGTCATCGATCTTCAGGCGTGCGCACTCCTTGCTCACCATGTCGATCTTGTCCTTGAGCGGCACGGATTCCCACGGGCTCTTCACCGGCGAAGCGTATTCTCCCGTGGGGTGCGGATAGGCAATCTTGCCATAGTCGACCACGCTTTTCCCGGCGGAGAGCGCCGCCCATGATTGTGCCCGCTCCACGGCGGCCCGTAGACCGTTTACGGAGAGGTCGGACGTGGCCGCATACCCATAACCACCGCCGGCCACCACTGTGATCATGACGCCCTGATCCTCGTATCGCGTGATAGGCTGGAGGACGCTCTGACGCACCTGCACGATTTCGTTGCTTTCCCGAACTGCCCGCAGAGAGCAGAAGCCGGACCCCGGCATCACCTGCCGGAATTTCTCCTTGAGCTCTTCGAACATTTTATCCTCCTCTGTCGCGGAGACGGCTGCGCGATCCTAGGATGTTCATCCAGGGTCAATCGCCTAGGGTAGCGTATCAAGCAACCGATGCGGATAAGCATAGTGGGGGTGGCGTCCGCGGTTCTGTGCGCAGCCCGCCCCGCGGCCACTCGGTCACGGTGGAGTTGGCGTTCTCCATTGGATGAGGGCAGGATCTCGATGAAACCATTCGAGTCCCAAGTCGCATGCAAGAAGGAGAACGCCTATGGACCGTTATATCGGGCTGGATGCCCATTCGTCAAGCTGTACCATGGCCGTAGTCGGTCCCAGTGGCCGGCGGCTGCAATCGAAGGTGCTGGAGACAAACGCCCGGGAGTTGATCGACTTCTTGAAGAGCCTTCCCCGACCCCGGCATCTGTGTCTCGAAGAGGGGACGCATTCGGCCTGGCTTTACGAGGAGTTGGCGCCGCATGTGGACAAGATTGTGGTGGTCGGGGTGGGCAAGCGTCGGGGATCGAAGAGCGATGCGGTCGATGCCTTCGGCTTGGCCGAAGCGATCCGGTACGGGTGCAATGCCGGATCAAGAGCCTGTTTCGTTCGCGCGGGATTGCGGCTGGAGGAGTGAAGGTCTACCGGACATCCGTGCGCGAGGAATGGAGAAAGAAGCTTCCGGCGGCCATGCACTCTCTGGTCGAGATCCTCTACGAGGAGCTGGACGCGGTCCGCGAGCTGCAGCGGCGGACCGAGAGAAGGAGATGCTGGAGAGGAGTCGCACCGGCATGGGATCTCCCGCATCCTGGAGACGTGTCCGGGCCTGGGGCCGATTCGCATCGCACAGCTCCTGCCGGTCGTGGTGACGCCGTATCGATTCTCGAACAAGCGTGCGTTCTGGAGCTATGCCGGTCTGGGCATCATCATGCGGAGTTCCTCGGACTGGGCGCGAGCGAAAGACGGATCTTGGGTACGCCTGCCGGTATAGCAGACCCGAGGCTTATCGGCTATCGGCATCGGCTTCTTACTTGTATATTTTGAACGGATGGGTAGTCGCGGGCGGCGACGGGATCGGTTCGGCCGAGGGTGAGCAGAATGGCGGCGGCGGCGAGTATACTACAGCGAAGTGTACTTACAATGCCGCCAACAAATCGCATCCCCCCCCCCGGCCGCAGCCTGCTAACGCAGAACTGTGATTCTCTTTGTGCCCCTAGTGGTTCCCGCTTCCAATTGTAACAGATAAGTTCCTGGGGCGGCCGGCGCGCCGCGCGAATCAGTCCCATCCCAAATCATCGTCCCTATCGATCCGAGGAACTCGAATTGATTGATGCGCCGTCCGGCGATATCAAAGATCGAGAGGCGCGCCGCTCCACTTTCAGGAGTTGCCCATGTCAAATGCGTCGTCGATGAAAACGGGTTCGGCTGGGCGGAGAGGATGAATCCCTTGCCGGCGACAAATCCCGAATTGATTGCCGCCGGATCGCAGCCCAGGTCATGAGCGCCAATGCGACCACAGTTGCTTCCATTCGGATGATTGCCCGGCAGGCACGGGGAATCGATACTTAATGTCAAATCGTCAATGGGAGCATCGCAGAATTGCGGATCGGCGGAGAAATTGCCCAGTTCATTGTTATAGCCGGCAATGCATCCGACATAGTCGCCGCCTTCATTGCCGTAGACATCACAGCAATAGAAGGCCGGATTGCCGGGTTGCGCAAAGCAATAAACAGCCTCGCCGATAATGCCAAAAGAAAATATGGATGAAACGACCACTGGATAAGATTCCATTGCGAGCGCGAGGCAGGCTCCGTCCGACGCCGTGTTTTCGAAAAATGTACAAGATCCCATAATGCAATTTGATTCATATTGGAAGTACCCGCCTCCCCCGTGATCGCCCGCCCAGTTGCGCATAAAAGTGCAGCCGGTTATCGATGGAGACGAGTAGTCGGTGAAATAAAGACCGCCGCCGGTGATCGCGTGATTTTCAGTAAACTCGCAGTCTTCTATGGAGTTTGATGTGCCGGAATTTGTCAGAAAAATGCCTCCGCCCCAATTCCCGCTGTTGGCATGGAATGTACAGGCCAAAACGGCGAACGAATCAGGATCCGATATAAACAAGCCCGCGCCGCTCGCTGCGGAATTGTGCCGAATCTCGCATTCCCCCAGATTAAAGCGCGCCGTGTGGCCGTAAACGCCGCCCCCGGCCGCGGCTTCATTGTATTCAAAAGTCGTTGCCGTTGCGCTAATTGAGGAGGCTTCACGACAATATATGCCGCCGCCGGATTGGACTACTTTATTTTCATCAAAGATGCAGTTTTCCAGAGTGATATTCGAATAAGATCGGCCACAGAGGCCGCCGCCGCTCAGCAAGGCCGAATTGCGCCAAAATTCGCAATCGGTGAAGGTTGCGTGGCTGTCCCAGCAGCAAATCCCGGCGCCATAATCGGCTTCGTTGAAAATAAATCTGCAATTTATGAAATTCGGATTTGAATTCGCAAGATATGCTCCTCCTCCATCATCCCAGGCGAAATTGGCGCCAAAGACGCAATTTGTGATTGTCGGATTAGCATTGAGGCAATAGATGGCGCCGCCGTCGTCATGAAACCCGCTGGTTATTCCGATTCCTTCAAGGCAAAAATCGGAGGAAAGATTTTCAAAATAAAAGGCTCTGTGATAATTGGATTCGTCTCCTTCAGGATGGATTTCCGTGGTATTGGGATCGCCGGTCTGCGACCGAATTGTTAATGTCTTTTGATAGATGTAAACGTCCCGGTTGCCGGGTCCGGTAAAATATCCGTCGGTTAGTTCGATAATATCACCGTTAATCGAACCATCGACCGCCGCTTGAATAGTTGGGAAATTTCCCATCCCGTTGGGCTGGACGATCCAGGTCGTTCCCAAAGCGGTTGCGGGTAGCGCAAACACCAAGAGCAGAGAGATGTTGTAGCGTAGCATGTTGTACCTCCGGTGAATGAGTTAATTGGACCCAAGCCCAGATAGGCTACCGCATTATGAGAAAAACTGAAAGGCGTTGGACTCTCGCCCGTTAGGTATCCGAACGGCAGGAGCAATGGAGGCGTAACCGGGACGTCTTGTATGAGCGCAAACAAGGGAGTGATCGGTGTCATGCTCGCCGTCGCCATTGGTGCGAATTGGCTAACTCCTTCCTCCGCAGGAGATTATGCGGTTGTTAGTACCGGACAGGAACGGCGTTTCGGCGATCTCTATCAGGGCGCCTGCCCCTCGGGGGGCAATCGTATCTTGGCCAGGACGCCCAGTATGAAGGGCATCAGCCAGGTAATATTCTCAACGGCGAAATGTTGACCGTGCATGATACCCAAACCGGACTGACCGGGTGAGGCGTCCCCGGTTTTCTTGGACACCGAATTGGGGTAAAACCAAGGAAACAAGGAGGCGAAGATGGCCAGTTGCTGGCGCAGGGCAGCCTTTTCCAGCGCCAGGATTGTCCGCGCCATGAGGGATGTCCGGAGGCAGGCGAATAGGGCTGATATGAATGTGCGCATAGTAGGCATGAGTATATCACAATGGCGGACTTGTTGAATTCCAGGGAGTTACGGGGTTACGTGGACTACGACTTCTCTGATGGCAAGGAGTTGCGGCCTTTTCGCGGAGAACGCAGGTCACTCAACGGTCAAATGGGGCACCTTGGGCCAACCATGCAAGAAAATGATCAACCGGCAGAACTTCGATTCCATCCTCAGTCTCCATTCGTCGATCACCAAGAAAGACCAGGAACCTTCGACGGAGATTCGGCAGATCACGCATCGCGCGCAGCCCATTGAGCGATGAGGAGTCGTAGTGTTTGCCAGATTTCACTTCAATAGCAAGATAGTCGGTATCTCTGCGCAGTAGAAAATCGACTTCTGTCTGGGTGGCTTCCGCCGGAGCCCAGTAATAAAATTCATCAAAAATCCCGCGATAATCTCGATAGGCGCGTAGAAGGCCGGCGATCCACCCCTCAAAAAGGTGTCCCTTTTCCTCCGGTGTTGGTGGGCCCAGTTGTCGTTTTG
This Candidatus Eisenbacteria bacterium DNA region includes the following protein-coding sequences:
- a CDS encoding acetyl-CoA synthase subunit gamma, whose product is MKVRWNIGRMNYAVPPGLYAAGHPTTESPVLVTANYKLTFDSLRKDLGRLDAWILVLDTKGINVWCAAGKGTFGTGELIHRVQQTRLAEIVSHRELILPQLGAPGVAAHEIKKGSGFRVIYGPVLAGDIRRFLENGKKATPGMRRVRFDLPARLAVVPVELVQWCGYTMMAMVLFLLLAGIHRSGYDPALLPGRGLRAALLIFIAYLAGGVVTPMLLPWIPGRAFFIKGALIGLALVAIFWGTGLLSLRSPGDRLEAVAWLMLTPAITAFMAMNYTGASTYTSLSGVKREMHFAVPAQIAGAVIGLVFWIARLFFV
- a CDS encoding M6 family metalloprotease domain-containing protein; this translates as MRPRITAEARHGIAAALAFAALLLLGFLTQSAQAVSLHPDIVQQLREEGRLAEHVESMILARARGVNQPLGSAAGWLRSGDAMAATERQALVILVDFDDNVADQGDYPQQHYWDLLFSEETYPAGSMRDYYIENSYGAFGVTGVVTVWIRMPESYDYYVDGQAGFGSYPHNAQKLAEDAVVAADPDVDFSQFDNDGPDGIPNSGDDDGIVDALFVVHAGPGRETTGSDNDIHSHAWSMPPQSVDGVTTSSYSMEPEDGERGVFGHEFGHVLGLPDLYDTDYSSSGIGSWGMMSGGSWGNGGRTPVHFCAWSKMKLGFLDPVIPETNLTDVEFPRVEDHAVAYIVWTNGLPDNEYFMIENRQQVLDDAYIDGAGLVIYHVDENVSGNQNEWHPLVMVEQADGLYNLQAGEGADDGDPYPGSSGNYEFSATSDPSSNDYNNAPTQITVLINTPSGDLMEADITVETLPNLLLTAWQLDDAAGGNGNGCLDPGESILIPTAISNVGTDILGVTGTLTEPGGQGVTIDQALSAYGDLPADASAEGTPDYALTLNAGAVIEAVTLNLNLTGSERHDQDLGFLIGVSDTLGFFSWGHEIVSANYSDQWHISTQRNHTPGGQYCWKFGGAGSGNYNDLADGALETQLINVGENTTLRFWHWIEAEDQGATEAWDGGVLEVSIEGGAYTEITPVGGYTHTIISNPASPFAPGRPCFSGHSAEWVEIEVDLSNLGAWVQLRWRFGSDGAATDGGWFIDDVAVEGATTAVPGIMAGARLWLSKPMPNPASGAASFAFNIPAAGVSYRLDLYDLSGRLVRSLARGTTPADGAQRSVLWNGLTDGGHPASAGLYFARLSVEGAGVWTRKLMVVH
- a CDS encoding rhomboid family intramembrane serine protease, with protein sequence MAAHPELHYDGEMIGVRTPKGDIWIQEAEWPQWVRSGRISPETWVHAGEASGHRWRRAADLELFWSEMDSKRDSTGDEIIYPSDILDEGEETRFANDDAENRKAASGSRKRKDGLDSQSGGAVIEPLPLPAPPLPEFLRTIFPKSGFSATEGLVLLNLLVAGLLIFLWKGDYIAELMNLSQRWRIGVAEGKYYYLVATIFMHAGANHLLYNMASLLAASAAVEYTFGRLNTVPAYLVTGLGGAVFSLVQKQSVFLSVGASGAIFGLAGMMIIFLVRFYRRLSARQKWKTRRIYIPLMVLFILPSLFNGDAWGHLGGLGAGLILGWFLPGAGYIRRHLQWVALEREKHPEL
- a CDS encoding NAD-dependent epimerase/dehydratase family protein, whose amino-acid sequence is MSGTISGRVLVTGGSGFLGINLIRHLLAKGMTDIRSLDLVEFDYPEKDRVEALKGDIRDTAMVAKATEGVQWVVHTAAALPLYSEQDIFTTDVDGTRNLLAAAEKNGVTRFVMISSTAVYGIPDHHPLVENDQMIGVGPYGRAKIAAEGECMKARTRGLCVPIIRPKSFIGPERLGVFALFYDWAFTGHGFPMIGNGKNRYQLLDVEDLCDAIWLTMKLDATAVNDTFNIGAKIFTTMREDYQAVLDAAGHGKKIRGFPAGPMIWTLRFLELLRLSPLYKWVYETASKDSFVSIEKAEKILGYQPRYSNKDALVRNYRWYVEHVDQFRNASGVSHRVPWSQGILRLAKGFF
- a CDS encoding TldE/PmbA family protein; translated protein: MQNLFISIADHAVSLLKGDEVINLSFEGEDSDFVRFNHNGIRQPGSVRSCDVGIDLIRGQTHAQIQVALTGIAEADQARVKASIEELRARLDHIPEDPHLLYATNVNSTERKGEDQLPDRDQAIGAILRGGAGKDLVGIYAQGPIYRGFANNLGQRNWFESRSFNFDYSLYLRDDKAVKSAYAGFKWDDAEFNRKLAEAGDQLELLNQEAKTIPRGKYRAYFSPAAINEIAGTLSWMGFGLKNHRSKISSLIKMTEGDETVNPAVTMSENTAEGIAPNFDGKGFIKPDKVVMIDGGKFRDALVSPRTAKEYGEETNAAEGEEWPLSFDMAGGDLRQDEILQKLGTGAYINNLHYLNYSDRAACRITGMTRFATFWVENGRIVAPLNVMRFDESFYRMFGENLIALTKDREMILSNMTYGGRQVSSARLPGALVEAFAFTL